The Chiloscyllium plagiosum isolate BGI_BamShark_2017 chromosome 28, ASM401019v2, whole genome shotgun sequence genome includes a region encoding these proteins:
- the LOC122564214 gene encoding armadillo repeat-containing protein 10-like — MVELFDEACRKKLIGILTGAGAVYLLYRAIRSGLVTPQEDDEDLLIDKSGNSTLDSIGAVGHHLVSSNSASSNSVKMNLQDLKTVLTILHESKDPVIRGTILTSIYRIPGFSSSQELFRSEGGISIIAESLDDPLNYIKSSAVTVFNFLSNDPVNRDLLVKYIPQVLKLTTSIFQEFEQLPCLRFLTKMSHNHQNHLMLKHAIPDFFLLLQTGSSSIKFQVLQILINFSTNLELTFDMFNVQIEASFLFLFNYFQRQDILNDLLLLISNLNEIRRSLPYRSNNHIYCKDSLFVLLFGPNSQFSSRLIYLMASPDDRIKLQAARIVTNLG, encoded by the coding sequence ATGGTGGAACTCTTCGATGAGGCGTGCAGGAAGAAGTTAATAGGGATTCTAACAGGTGCTGGTGCTGTGTATTTACTGTACCGAGCGATTCGATCAGGACTAGTCACTCCACAGGAGGACGATGAAGACCTACTCATTGATAAGAGTGGCAACAGTACCTTGGACAGTATTGGTGCTGTGGGACACCATTTAGTTTCATCAAATTCTGCTTCATCAAACTCTGTCAAGATGAATCTTCAGGATCTGAAGACAGTTCTGACTATTCTTCATGAAAGTAAAGATCCTGTCATTAGAGGGACAATCCTAACTAGCATTTACCGCATTCCTGGTTTTTCAAGCAGCCAGGAGCTATTCCGTTCCGAAGGTGGAATTTCCATCATTGCAGAGTCACTGGATGATCCTCTCAATTACATCAAGTCTAGCGCTGTGACGGTTTTCAATTTCCTCAGTAATGATCCGGTAAACCGTGATCTGCTGGTGAAATATATCCCTCAGGTTCTGAAATTAACCACGTCAATATTTCAAGAATTTGAACAGTTGCCGTGTCTGAGGTTTCTCACCAAGATGTCCCACAACCACCAGAACCATCTCATGCTGAAACATGCCATCCCAGACTTCTTCCTCCTGCTGCAAACAGGGTCATCCAGCATCAAGTTCCAAGTGCTGCAgatcctcatcaacttttccaccAACCTGGAGCTGACGTTTGACATGTTCAATGTGCAAATTGAAGCATCTTTCCTTTTCCTATTCAACTATTTCCAGCGTCAAGACATTCTCAATGATCTCCTCTTATTAATAAGCAATCTGAACGAGATCAGGAGAAGTCTCCCCTACAGATCAAACAATCACATCTATTGCAAGGACTCACTGTTTGTCCTGCTGTTTGGTCCCAACTCTCAGTTCTCAAGCAGGCTTATCTATTTAATGGCTTCCCCAGACGACAGAATTAAGCTGCAGGCTGCCCGGATAGTCACAAACTTAGGGTGA